ATGTTACTTGAAATGCCccgatttttattttattatattatatcactGTCATATAGAAAACGTAATATgaggaatgaaaagaaaagggttaagtatgtaattattatttttataatatttatggttTCGATATTTACGgtagaattctatttttattatttcactctCTAAATTCGTTTAGTTTTCAAATTAgaattcaagaaataaattgtaaaattatcaCTGATTATTTtcggatattaaattttgaaagcaACTTTTTatcattgagaaataaattataaattattgtgttttattattaatataatcattaatTTAGGAATTATAGATACAATACTAGAAACGATGCGCTAGCAGATACCTACTTAACTCGAACTTACGAATTCGTCATTTTGAAAAAAGATGCAGTTTACCTTTTAACGAAAAATGAATACTGATTTTCCATGTATCAACGATATTTAGTATCTTATTTAGCATTAAcgtaacattattatatttaaattcattactccgaagattttgtaaaaacaataACGTCATACAATCTACATTCGTAAAATAAAATCGTTCAAATCTTCAAGCTTTTTTAAGAGTCTATATTTACACATTGTTAATAGCTTTTTTTTAAAAAACCAAACAAAATTCTGTTCACCGAGATGCTAAAATCAATTGGACAACGCGATTTCTATTTTGAGTGGACGGATGTTCTGTTAATATGCAATGAAAAGAAGACGACTTTAATTGTGCtgcgaattaaataaaaacttacGTTAGTTATAGCGTCAGTCAAAATGATAATCCTTAAGTCTGATAATGTACACATAGTAACAATATTATACGGCGGTACAATAAACGCATTCCGAGAAAAGAAAACCTTCAAAGAAGGAATCACATCATAAGGATCATATGTATAATGAAGAACAGcaatatatactgttttattcatcattaatatacttaataaatgctatatatatatacatatacatatgcataCGAATTCACACACATAcgcatacatgtatatatacagcATCCGTTTAGACaatgcatatgtatatacacgatatgatataatttataactGAACTATTCTTAAACTGTATGCGAGGAGAAGTATGTCATAAAATCGAACTCATAAAACGtgataatattaagaaatattttctcttcTACTCTCGGCAACAACATTATAAGACTGGttacagtttcatttttacACAACCAATCATTTCTCTCATTccggctctctctctccctcgccccCTTTCTTTGCAGTTGTACCATCTTTTACAGAATACCCTGTAAATGCGTGTGTATGTGTCTGTGTGTGACATGTAAGCGCGCGGCGAACGCACATCAGATTGCggtcatttataatttatacgaaaaaGCGTGATAACACATATTCATAATTCGCAATGAGGAGTATCGTCTACCtgttcgaagaaaaaaaaaacaatttttgtgACTTTGTATCGATCCAACATTGGCGAGCTGCATCACGCTCCGTGGTATTCTTAGTACTCATGTTTCTGGTAGCGTATCGTTCTCGTACGATGTCTAATCgaatatactaaaatataacATGATTAGCAATAACAATTAAGATAATCATTCTAGCATCTAAAAAACATATATTCGCGATAGCCGATAAATACTATTCAAATCCGATCAATCAAAAATTGTTTCCGTTTGCATAAGAGTCACATTCTATTGATAACATTcgggcaaaaaaaaaaaacaaatagaacaagataaaatttcaaattcgcaaataatatcaatatttctcatcacaaataattcgttaaaaaaaaggagaataaacaaagaaacaaatcaaCATCCCGATAATAAAACTTCAAAAgttcgtttaaaattaaataaatgaatctatataacatGGCTGCTACAtacaagtaaaaaaaaaatacaacatTAAATACAGCATAACCAGAAGTATAGGCACTAATCTCGCTCTCGAAAAGTCAGGACTATACGATTGATAAAACAGTCATGATTCAAGGTcgggataaaaaaaaaaatttactaTGTACAGTTCGTATTTGACATCCTGGCTATTCGTCCATAAAACTCGGCCAATATTAGAACGATCGATTGCCGTGTCTGTTCGTTCTCCAACAACAGACAAAACAACGAGTCAATCCAGCATCCCAAGACACGTCTAGTTAAATCAAGAGCAGATGACGATTGTATTGCGTGAGCTCACGTAAAGCGGAAGAGATATGGGAAACACATTGGCTGCTTCCTCTACGTAGGTAGAAGTATATTTCcttttttgtctttctttttctgtttacaAACGTTTGTTATAGTTTCGTTCATCCATCCTGTTCAGCTACCTCCGTCCTGTAATATTCATCTGCGCTTGAGCAAGGCTATGACACGTTGCACCGTACAACTACAATTCGTATCCAAGATGGCATTTTAGTTTGGCTTAAGTTTTTGGAAGTCAATTTCAGCGTAATTGAAGCTATCTTGAGTCGCTGGCGAGACAGGCGCCGTGCTTCCCGTCTCAGGAAGATCAAGGCTAGCATAGTGCAAGTTTGTTTTATCAGACTGTAATTTATCCAAAATTTCATTATCCAATGGACTTGACGTGGCCGTAGGCGTAGGTGTCGGTGTTTCCTCCGGTATTTTCGATGACGAAGACTGCTTTTCAATTGTTGTACTTTCCGTTGTCTTAAACCCGGACAACGTGGGACTGGTATTAGGAGACGCAGTTATTAAACGAGGCTTCGACAAGTTTAAATCAGAAAAGTTTTTCGTTACGGAATTCAACATATTATCTTGCGATGATAATAAATTAGATATCATTCGATTATCCTTTCCTGTAGGACTAGATGGTCTATCATTGATTACTTTCGACAAACTATTGTTCGTTTCCGTCACCGGAATAGAATTGACTCTATTCGCGGTTTCCATAATCGCTCGGTCTTTTTTGGAGGTTATGCTCAATTCTGACGATTCGTCGTTATTTTTTTGATGGCCGAAAGACTTTTCCGGCGACTGAGGACTAttcagagagaaagggaaaataGTTGCCGAAGAACCTGTTGGAGTTGCCCGTGGAGGAGATGCAGGTGTACTTGCTAAACTTTCTGATTCTGGACTTCCATTTAAGGGTAAGAAGTTAGGTGTATTTAATGGTTTGTTCCCTGCTTGAATTGCAATCGGCTGAGAACGTGATTTTTCCTTACGACTACCTGTCCGCGCTGATTTGCGATTGTTTCGATTACTCATATCCATGTTCATATAATCTTGTTCTAGGATTGTTCtggatttaaaattcatatCGACATAATCGACAGGTGGACGTCGTGGAAGATCAACTGGTGCAGTCCTCGTTACGCCTGAAATTCATTAAACACGATTAATTAAGTAACTGTGATTTTACGAAACAAAAAATcatgttttgttaattttgtaagaaCAATCTTAACGCATTAATGAAGATCATGAAAAGTAGTCATAGCGGTAGATAAAATAAAGTTTCGAGTGATAAGACTATTTATTTGCTTTGTAGACAATATGTAAGTGGTACTCAAGATTGCtactttatataaaacttaaaaacAACGAAAATCAATTcctatactttttatataatcataatattgtaatttaattcgACTTTCGATTCGTGCGATTACACGTGTGGTGTTTGCTAATcatcttaaaaaataattgcatttttatatacaaatgaataatcaaaattttaatgattaaaaatgaaaataattttttagaatattttttgaaatatcatttgtatcgtaaagaaatataatttcttaaaatatcatgtttacttcgaaaatattgaacatttttctaaCCTTCACTGTAAATGCagctataaatataaatctgcAAAACTGTGTAACAGAACATAAATATGTTTCTATACCTGGTGGTCCGTTTGATTGCACACATTCTTCTTGCATAGGCGATGAAATCTGCTTAGGACTCGCGTTGGATTGAGACCAATCTTCAACTACTCCATCCATTCTTACATATGGCGTTTCTGCTTCCTCCACCGGCTTCAAAGTAGTAATTATAGGTTTATGTGTAGAAGCTGAAGATGATATATGCATGTGACTATGATTTTGATTGGCAgtgattgtattattattgttattacgatTGATCTGAAAAagtggaaatattaaaatttaatggagactgtctaaaaataataattagtatttatATGATTTTGCTATGATGATAATGATTTATAACTAGCGTTTTATCCATTTTGCATATCatagtttaattgaattaatagaTACCTTATTAATGCGGCTCATATCAACATAAGGGGCAATGGTTGATAAGGGCGGTTGTCCGGGAGACATATCAACATAGGAACTGGTGTCAGTGGCAGTAGAATAAGAATATGACTGTGATTGCGACTGCGAATATGACGAAGGCGATGAATTGAAAGTCGTAGAAATACTAGGTTTCGTGAAGTCCAATTCCATTAAATCCTCCATTCGTTCAGAGTTTACAGAACATCCAGAGTTATGTCCCCAAGAACTGGACAATAATGGCGCTGAATTCGATTTGCTGGAAGTTGAATTATCCGAACCCACTGGTAATGCATTTATTATACTCGCGAATCTTCCAATCTCAGGTTTTCTTGATTTACTGCCTACAGAGAAGGCTCGTACCCTGCTGGCTTCTTGTTGAGTAATATCCAGTCTATGTAAAATAAACCCAAATTAAAAACGTCTCAATTTGCACATACTACATAGTTTAGTTATTTATAgctatacaaaatgaataaAGTTTCAGAatagaatgattaaaaaataaaaatttgaatttgaagtcTTATCACGAAAAAAAACTAACATTTTCTGTAATGTTTCAGAAGCTTCCCATTTAAgaagcaaataaaaaaaatgtgttGTGTATAGAAATTCGTACCTATTTTTACGATGCCTATTCGAAGGTTCTGGTCGAGAACCAATTGAGTAGGCTCTGACTGGTCTAGTTAAGTCATCTCCAGGAGGTAGAAAACTCGTGACCTTATCCAAATGATATTCGGAGAACCGTAAGTCTGTACTAGGTGTACCGGAAGTAACAGAACAGCTACTGCCACCGTGTTGCGACATATCGTCAGGAAAATGGCCGTTATGACTATGCGAAGGATCCATATCGACGTATCCGTTGTTTCCAACGGGCGCCATAGGTACATAACCCTCTGGTAAAGTGTTGCTTTCCTCGATTAAGGATGACCCTCGCGAATGCGAATGTCCTGTTCCTAAATTCATTTGCATGTAGGCTCCGCCGCGACCAGGACTCGATCCACCAGGACTGTACATATCTATATAGGAACTCTGCTGCCAAAATAATGAATTGTAGACGTTAAATTATCAGTAATGAATTCTTAAGCTACAGTACAGCTTCCAGATTTATAGTAACGAccttaggtttaaaagtgcactGAAGCCTTATCAACGTAGCTTCCTGGCGATGACGAGTCCcgtggaagtagactgttggtagcgccaaGCTCCTTTTTAAAGCTCTACTAGCTATCTACCAACATGTGGGTTTTCAGTCTAAGTAGATAGGGACAAAGTGCACAGAGGTAGAGTCCACCTAGGCTCGCGGCTCGACCAATAACAAGGAGGTGCCGAAGCCAAGCCCCCATAACTATCAGGCAGAGCGACGCGAATGGACATCTCCCCTTgtctctgtgcacttttaaacctaaggTCGTTGCTATAAACGTGAGAACTGCACTGTATACAAGTCTCCAACTTACCTGCGAAGGAGAATGAGATTTAAAGTTCGGCGAATATTTATTATGCGAATGCGACACGCACCATGGAGCATAATCATCGCCATTCTCCTCTAATATGACTGGTTCGTCAGGCGTCAACGAATGTCCATATCTCGATACCGCGCTTTCTTCTAACGCGCTTTCACCACCGTCGTCCATCGAGAGGGATGATCCCGCGGAATCCGTAGAACAGGCTACAGAACCGGGACTAGTAGGCATCGAAGTGATCGGTGGTGAATAGGAAAGGCCTCCTCTCACATACATTGAGTGGGGTCTCAGGATATGAGGTACAAAATGAGCATTCCTAGGATGACTCTGCACCGATGTAGGATGACTCTCACTGGTAGTGCGGGCCCTTGACGGTAAGCTGTCGCTTCTGTCACGCACGTTTGGACCTAAAACGATATTAGTCAGAAACATAGTCTCGATATCTACAGtccgaaaaagaaaaatttgaaaaacatcCATCCTCCCAGCATAGCAGCGGTTAGTTTGTTTGCATTTCCAAATGACTCCATATATAAGTTCgtatatatttatgcataatcatgtatatagtttgttattcatttatacatatattttgggTACAAGCAATGGATAGTGATAAAAAAAGATGATTCCAAAATCGCGGGAAAAATCAGACATAATATAACCGATACGCAATGCATTGCATGTCAAGAAAAAAGAGTATCGCAATTGGAGGGaaagagaatgagagaaaaaaagaaagagagaaaaaataaatgtaacgcAGTAAATATTGCTCAGAGGAAATACGGTATGAAGTATATTCCACTGATCACTTTCCGTAGCGAAGAAACGGAAGAAACAAAGCGTAACTTTGTTATGAAATAACGTGCAACTGATCATGGCATGCGAGTAGAAGCGTCTGACGCGGCATATCTACTGCAGAACGCCGAGGAACTCGCGAAGGACCAGAAGGTTGTATAATGAAGCAGCAATAGTTTCGAGTCTGCCGAGAGCTTTACTGCGATTTTCAAATCCAATCAGAGGGATGAAGAAATAGGTATAAGAGAGGGCGGAACAGAAAACAAGAAACAACGAGGCAGAGACACTTAAAGAGAAACAAATAATCTTTTGCTGATTTATCGTATgaccaaataaaaatacatacagcGTAAAACTGATCTTTTAGATGATTGCATTTGATTGATAATAACGGCAGCTAAGGGCAGCGACAGGGTTCTCTGATGGGATATTGTCGCGGTTGTGGTTGTGGTGGTCACCGTAGCAGTCGTAGTGATGGTAATAGAAGTGGTAGTTGTTGTGGTTGTAGTTGTTGTTGTGACATGAATGGACTGGGAATTATTGAGGGAATGGGGATGACTCGCTACCGAATGACGACGTCTAGTAGTAGTGGCACAGTTGATATTAGTCGAGGCAATCCCAGCAGTTCCAGCCCCGGTACCAGCAACGGCTGCAAACCATACAGCTCTCACTTGCATACAActacttctttctttttatatattgatttatataaaatttcactttcGCGATGTTAATAACGACTAAAATTCGATAAATATCTTCAGCAAAAGGAGAACTAGGATGGTATTAATTCCGAGAACAAAGATGTTTTCTACATCTTTTTACAGCaacaaataatattgatttctaaCGAATCAGAACATCTTATTTCCTAAAATGTGTAGAAGTCATAACTCTGTTCTACGTAATATCCTTAGCACGTATATTTCacgtaaataatattgaatcataTTGTGCAATACTAGAAACTTTCGCGTACACGAGATAATCGATAAAGTCCTGTAAGTTTAGTCACAGAATTGGTCTATTACAACATCATCTGTGATTATCTTATGCAGTCGTGAAATTACTTTCAATGCATATTAATAtaagaatgaattaattaaatatctaaatatgaaaattcaaattcactTTACGTGAATtctaaatgtttcattaattatttgacaaaattaaaacttcattatttgatcaGAAGTGAAGAAACGAATGACAAAATCTGCCGGAAACCACGATAATACTTCATAAGCACCAATATATATTAATTCTCTGACTAACACATGaataagttaataaaataatgtcttTCTGAAAAATCTAATTATCCTGAATTGCGAGTATATATTTGTCACCCTTTTAATGCCCGCACAAGAAGATAAAGCAATACAACTACAATGACAGGAAACAGACCCGTGACTGTATTGCTAGAAGAGGTACTCTGAGTCTGATTAGACTGCTCCTGTTCCTGAACTGGTTCCACCTGCTCCTTGTGGGTCTTCTGTTCCTCTGTAATACCCGTAACCCATATGTGTTATTCTGAAGATGACTTTCTAATCGTACATATTGCGTTTCAATCGAAATATTTGAAGCATATAATATAGTGCAGTTATGGTATAGTTTGCAAAAACCAATGTCTCGGGTAACAACTTACACATGGATTTAAGAAGGAATTTGTATGGGGATGATTTCTGTCTGTACAGTGATGCTTCTGCATTAAATGTTAAGTGTTTGGAAAAGAATGCAATAAACTTATTTACATAACTGAAAGAGTACTTTTATAGTTAACATTTGTGTGATAAGGAATTATTACAGTAGACCATAACTGATACGTcaaaatatgtgaaacattccTTAACGTTAAAACTTACCAAGCggtgaaaaattatgaaatttttgccCAGCATGACGACATTGCAAGACAAAGATTGGTTTGCTGGCCTCAGTCGCAGTATAGCTACGTGTCCTTTGCTGTGGTCCCACATCATCTTTGTTGTTTCTAGAACTACTCATAGCATTCACGATAGCATCATGCATATTATTTGTTATGTTGCTGTCTTCAGCTTCCATCCATAACTCTCCACCACCAGTGACTGCTGAACGACCTACTTCCATATAGAAGATACGATCCATACGCCCGCATCGTCTGATGCAAACCagctatgaaataaaaatatactgttACCGAtgattcttaaattaaaaaGGTTTCCTTCATAAATCTCAGACTATGTCATTTATTAAGATAGTGAGCTTACAGGAAAGTCAAGAGAATCCG
This is a stretch of genomic DNA from Nomia melanderi isolate GNS246 chromosome 1, iyNomMela1, whole genome shotgun sequence. It encodes these proteins:
- the chico gene encoding insulin receptor substrate 1 chico isoform X6 — protein: MSSGRGLVSPSGGPIVRSGHVKKLKTQKKKYFVLRGEAPGFPACLEYYDSKKKFDNRHPPKRSILLDSCFNINKRVDTKHKHVIALYTKDECFCLILENEKELNDWLKEMLLLQSGDVPDGEQPRPIFEHVWQVTMQKKGLGERKNIHGPYRLCLTDRILSLVKIGETDSSDSLDFPLVCIRRCGRMDRIFYMEVGRSAVTGGGELWMEAEDSNITNNMHDAIVNAMSSSRNNKDDVGPQQRTRSYTATEASKPIFVLQCRHAGQKFHNFSPLGPNVRDRSDSLPSRARTTSESHPTSVQSHPRNAHFVPHILRPHSMYVRGGLSYSPPITSMPTSPGSVACSTDSAGSSLSMDDGGESALEESAVSRYGHSLTPDEPVILEENGDDYAPWCVSHSHNKYSPNFKSHSPSQQSSYIDMYSPGGSSPGRGGAYMQMNLGTGHSHSRGSSLIEESNTLPEGYVPMAPVGNNGYVDMDPSHSHNGHFPDDMSQHGGSSCSVTSGTPSTDLRFSEYHLDKVTSFLPPGDDLTRPVRAYSIGSRPEPSNRHRKNRLDITQQEASRVRAFSVGSKSRKPEIGRFASIINALPVGSDNSTSSKSNSAPLLSSSWGHNSGCSVNSERMEDLMELDFTKPSISTTFNSSPSSYSQSQSQSYSYSTATDTSSYVDMSPGQPPLSTIAPYVDMSRINKINRNNNNNTITANQNHSHMHISSSASTHKPIITTLKPVEEAETPYVRMDGVVEDWSQSNASPKQISSPMQEECVQSNGPPGVTRTAPVDLPRRPPVDYVDMNFKSRTILEQDYMNMDMSNRNNRKSARTGSRKEKSRSQPIAIQAGNKPLNTPNFLPLNGSPESESLASTPASPPRATPTGSSATIFPFSLNSPQSPEKSFGHQKNNDESSELSITSKKDRAIMETANRVNSIPVTETNNSLSKVINDRPSSPTGKDNRMISNLLSSQDNMLNSVTKNFSDLNLSKPRLITASPNTSPTLSGFKTTESTTIEKQSSSSKIPEETPTPTPTATSSPLDNEILDKLQSDKTNLHYASLDLPETGSTAPVSPATQDSFNYAEIDFQKLKPN
- the chico gene encoding insulin receptor substrate 1 chico isoform X2; its protein translation is MSSGRGLVSPSGGPIVRSGHVKKLKTQKKKYFVLRGEAPGFPACLEYYDSKKKFDNRHPPKRSILLDSCFNINKRVDTKHKHVIALYTKDECFCLILENEKELNDWLKEMLLLQSGDVPDGEQPRPIFEHVWQVTMQKKGLGERKNIHGPYRLCLTDRILSLVKIGETDSSDSLDFPLVCIRRCGRMDRIFYMEVGRSAVTGGGELWMEAEDSNITNNMHDAIVNAMSSSRNNKDDVGPQQRTRSYTATEASKPIFVLQCRHAGQKFHNFSPLEEQKTHKEQVEPVQEQEQSNQTQSTSSSNTVTAVAGTGAGTAGIASTNINCATTTRRRHSVASHPHSLNNSQSIHVTTTTTTTTTTTSITITTTATVTTTTTTATISHQRTLSLPLAAVIINQMQSSKRSVLRCPNVRDRSDSLPSRARTTSESHPTSVQSHPRNAHFVPHILRPHSMYVRGGLSYSPPITSMPTSPGSVACSTDSAGSSLSMDDGGESALEESAVSRYGHSLTPDEPVILEENGDDYAPWCVSHSHNKYSPNFKSHSPSQSSYIDMYSPGGSSPGRGGAYMQMNLGTGHSHSRGSSLIEESNTLPEGYVPMAPVGNNGYVDMDPSHSHNGHFPDDMSQHGGSSCSVTSGTPSTDLRFSEYHLDKVTSFLPPGDDLTRPVRAYSIGSRPEPSNRHRKNRLDITQQEASRVRAFSVGSKSRKPEIGRFASIINALPVGSDNSTSSKSNSAPLLSSSWGHNSGCSVNSERMEDLMELDFTKPSISTTFNSSPSSYSQSQSQSYSYSTATDTSSYVDMSPGQPPLSTIAPYVDMSRINKINRNNNNNTITANQNHSHMHISSSASTHKPIITTLKPVEEAETPYVRMDGVVEDWSQSNASPKQISSPMQEECVQSNGPPGVTRTAPVDLPRRPPVDYVDMNFKSRTILEQDYMNMDMSNRNNRKSARTGSRKEKSRSQPIAIQAGNKPLNTPNFLPLNGSPESESLASTPASPPRATPTGSSATIFPFSLNSPQSPEKSFGHQKNNDESSELSITSKKDRAIMETANRVNSIPVTETNNSLSKVINDRPSSPTGKDNRMISNLLSSQDNMLNSVTKNFSDLNLSKPRLITASPNTSPTLSGFKTTESTTIEKQSSSSKIPEETPTPTPTATSSPLDNEILDKLQSDKTNLHYASLDLPETGSTAPVSPATQDSFNYAEIDFQKLKPN
- the chico gene encoding insulin receptor substrate 1 chico isoform X1, which translates into the protein MSSGRGLVSPSGGPIVRSGHVKKLKTQKKKYFVLRGEAPGFPACLEYYDSKKKFDNRHPPKRSILLDSCFNINKRVDTKHKHVIALYTKDECFCLILENEKELNDWLKEMLLLQSGDVPDGEQPRPIFEHVWQVTMQKKGLGERKNIHGPYRLCLTDRILSLVKIGETDSSDSLDFPLVCIRRCGRMDRIFYMEVGRSAVTGGGELWMEAEDSNITNNMHDAIVNAMSSSRNNKDDVGPQQRTRSYTATEASKPIFVLQCRHAGQKFHNFSPLEEQKTHKEQVEPVQEQEQSNQTQSTSSSNTVTAVAGTGAGTAGIASTNINCATTTRRRHSVASHPHSLNNSQSIHVTTTTTTTTTTTSITITTTATVTTTTTTATISHQRTLSLPLAAVIINQMQSSKRSVLRCPNVRDRSDSLPSRARTTSESHPTSVQSHPRNAHFVPHILRPHSMYVRGGLSYSPPITSMPTSPGSVACSTDSAGSSLSMDDGGESALEESAVSRYGHSLTPDEPVILEENGDDYAPWCVSHSHNKYSPNFKSHSPSQQSSYIDMYSPGGSSPGRGGAYMQMNLGTGHSHSRGSSLIEESNTLPEGYVPMAPVGNNGYVDMDPSHSHNGHFPDDMSQHGGSSCSVTSGTPSTDLRFSEYHLDKVTSFLPPGDDLTRPVRAYSIGSRPEPSNRHRKNRLDITQQEASRVRAFSVGSKSRKPEIGRFASIINALPVGSDNSTSSKSNSAPLLSSSWGHNSGCSVNSERMEDLMELDFTKPSISTTFNSSPSSYSQSQSQSYSYSTATDTSSYVDMSPGQPPLSTIAPYVDMSRINKINRNNNNNTITANQNHSHMHISSSASTHKPIITTLKPVEEAETPYVRMDGVVEDWSQSNASPKQISSPMQEECVQSNGPPGVTRTAPVDLPRRPPVDYVDMNFKSRTILEQDYMNMDMSNRNNRKSARTGSRKEKSRSQPIAIQAGNKPLNTPNFLPLNGSPESESLASTPASPPRATPTGSSATIFPFSLNSPQSPEKSFGHQKNNDESSELSITSKKDRAIMETANRVNSIPVTETNNSLSKVINDRPSSPTGKDNRMISNLLSSQDNMLNSVTKNFSDLNLSKPRLITASPNTSPTLSGFKTTESTTIEKQSSSSKIPEETPTPTPTATSSPLDNEILDKLQSDKTNLHYASLDLPETGSTAPVSPATQDSFNYAEIDFQKLKPN
- the chico gene encoding insulin receptor substrate 1 chico isoform X4, whose protein sequence is MSSGRGLVSPSGGPIVRSGHVKKLKTQKKKYFVLRGEAPGFPACLEYYDSKKKFDNRHPPKRSILLDSCFNINKRVDTKHKHVIALYTKDECFCLILENEKELNDWLKEMLLLQSGDVPDGEQPRPIFEHVWQVTMQKKGLGERKNIHGPYRLCLTDRILSLVKIGETDSSDSLDFPLVCIRRCGRMDRIFYMEVGRSAVTGGGELWMEAEDSNITNNMHDAIVNAMSSSRNNKDDVGPQQRTRSYTATEASKPIFVLQCRHAGQKFHNFSPLEEQKTHKEQVEPVQEQEQSNQTQSTSSSNTVTGPNVRDRSDSLPSRARTTSESHPTSVQSHPRNAHFVPHILRPHSMYVRGGLSYSPPITSMPTSPGSVACSTDSAGSSLSMDDGGESALEESAVSRYGHSLTPDEPVILEENGDDYAPWCVSHSHNKYSPNFKSHSPSQQSSYIDMYSPGGSSPGRGGAYMQMNLGTGHSHSRGSSLIEESNTLPEGYVPMAPVGNNGYVDMDPSHSHNGHFPDDMSQHGGSSCSVTSGTPSTDLRFSEYHLDKVTSFLPPGDDLTRPVRAYSIGSRPEPSNRHRKNRLDITQQEASRVRAFSVGSKSRKPEIGRFASIINALPVGSDNSTSSKSNSAPLLSSSWGHNSGCSVNSERMEDLMELDFTKPSISTTFNSSPSSYSQSQSQSYSYSTATDTSSYVDMSPGQPPLSTIAPYVDMSRINKINRNNNNNTITANQNHSHMHISSSASTHKPIITTLKPVEEAETPYVRMDGVVEDWSQSNASPKQISSPMQEECVQSNGPPGVTRTAPVDLPRRPPVDYVDMNFKSRTILEQDYMNMDMSNRNNRKSARTGSRKEKSRSQPIAIQAGNKPLNTPNFLPLNGSPESESLASTPASPPRATPTGSSATIFPFSLNSPQSPEKSFGHQKNNDESSELSITSKKDRAIMETANRVNSIPVTETNNSLSKVINDRPSSPTGKDNRMISNLLSSQDNMLNSVTKNFSDLNLSKPRLITASPNTSPTLSGFKTTESTTIEKQSSSSKIPEETPTPTPTATSSPLDNEILDKLQSDKTNLHYASLDLPETGSTAPVSPATQDSFNYAEIDFQKLKPN
- the chico gene encoding insulin receptor substrate 1 chico isoform X7, translating into MQKKGLGERKNIHGPYRLCLTDRILSLVKIGETDSSDSLDFPLVCIRRCGRMDRIFYMEVGRSAVTGGGELWMEAEDSNITNNMHDAIVNAMSSSRNNKDDVGPQQRTRSYTATEASKPIFVLQCRHAGQKFHNFSPLEEQKTHKEQVEPVQEQEQSNQTQSTSSSNTVTAVAGTGAGTAGIASTNINCATTTRRRHSVASHPHSLNNSQSIHVTTTTTTTTTTTSITITTTATVTTTTTTATISHQRTLSLPLAAVIINQMQSSKRSVLRCPNVRDRSDSLPSRARTTSESHPTSVQSHPRNAHFVPHILRPHSMYVRGGLSYSPPITSMPTSPGSVACSTDSAGSSLSMDDGGESALEESAVSRYGHSLTPDEPVILEENGDDYAPWCVSHSHNKYSPNFKSHSPSQQSSYIDMYSPGGSSPGRGGAYMQMNLGTGHSHSRGSSLIEESNTLPEGYVPMAPVGNNGYVDMDPSHSHNGHFPDDMSQHGGSSCSVTSGTPSTDLRFSEYHLDKVTSFLPPGDDLTRPVRAYSIGSRPEPSNRHRKNRLDITQQEASRVRAFSVGSKSRKPEIGRFASIINALPVGSDNSTSSKSNSAPLLSSSWGHNSGCSVNSERMEDLMELDFTKPSISTTFNSSPSSYSQSQSQSYSYSTATDTSSYVDMSPGQPPLSTIAPYVDMSRINKINRNNNNNTITANQNHSHMHISSSASTHKPIITTLKPVEEAETPYVRMDGVVEDWSQSNASPKQISSPMQEECVQSNGPPGVTRTAPVDLPRRPPVDYVDMNFKSRTILEQDYMNMDMSNRNNRKSARTGSRKEKSRSQPIAIQAGNKPLNTPNFLPLNGSPESESLASTPASPPRATPTGSSATIFPFSLNSPQSPEKSFGHQKNNDESSELSITSKKDRAIMETANRVNSIPVTETNNSLSKVINDRPSSPTGKDNRMISNLLSSQDNMLNSVTKNFSDLNLSKPRLITASPNTSPTLSGFKTTESTTIEKQSSSSKIPEETPTPTPTATSSPLDNEILDKLQSDKTNLHYASLDLPETGSTAPVSPATQDSFNYAEIDFQKLKPN